One genomic segment of Terriglobia bacterium includes these proteins:
- a CDS encoding nuclear transport factor 2 family protein, translated as MRRSFSPVIVTLVVALLFTSSAALAQNAAEAGKSAIRALLAQQVDAWNRGDLEGFMAGYWKSPELSFISGTTETRGWQPTLERYRKKYQGEGKEMGKLDFFDLRVEMLAPDAAFVRGHWRLKMKNGEEPGGMFTLILRKFPGGWQIIHDHTS; from the coding sequence ATGCGCAGATCCTTCAGTCCGGTCATAGTGACACTCGTCGTGGCCCTGCTTTTCACGTCGAGCGCCGCGTTAGCGCAGAACGCGGCCGAGGCAGGAAAATCCGCTATCCGTGCGCTGCTCGCCCAGCAGGTGGATGCGTGGAACCGCGGCGACCTGGAGGGATTCATGGCGGGGTACTGGAAGTCGCCGGAGTTGTCGTTCATCTCCGGCACCACCGAGACGCGCGGGTGGCAGCCGACGCTGGAGCGCTATCGGAAGAAATATCAGGGTGAAGGAAAGGAAATGGGGAAACTGGATTTCTTCGATCTGCGCGTGGAAATGCTTGCGCCTGACGCCGCATTCGTGCGCGGGCATTGGCGCTTGAAGATGAAGAATGGGGAGGAGCCGGGCGGGATGTTTACGCTTATACTTCGCAAGTTTCCCGGTGGGTGGCAGATCATTCACGATCACACCTCGTGA
- the queD gene encoding 6-carboxytetrahydropterin synthase QueD: protein MFEISVEDSFAAGHALRGYRGKCENPHGHNYKVRITLAGEELDGIGLLYDFKDLKQAMNQIIDRLDHQFLNDIEPFRQLNPSAENMARYFYQEATSHLKQATGGRVLVKQVKIWETDTTTATYFE from the coding sequence ATGTTTGAGATCAGCGTAGAAGATTCGTTTGCGGCGGGGCACGCGCTGCGCGGGTATCGCGGCAAGTGCGAGAATCCGCACGGGCACAACTACAAGGTCCGCATCACCCTGGCGGGCGAAGAGCTCGACGGAATCGGACTGCTGTACGATTTCAAGGACCTGAAGCAGGCCATGAACCAGATCATCGATCGGCTCGATCACCAGTTCCTCAACGACATCGAGCCGTTCCGGCAGCTCAACCCCTCGGCCGAAAACATGGCGCGCTACTTCTACCAGGAGGCCACGTCGCACCTGAAGCAGGCGACGGGCGGGCGCGTGCTGGTGAAGCAGGTCAAGATCTGGGAGACGGATACGACGACCGCGACGTACTTCGAATAG
- a CDS encoding radical SAM protein encodes MQITEIYRSIQGESSFAGLPCTFVRLTGCNLRCTWCDSEYTFTGGRKMSPEEVEGEVRRLAGSGLVEITGGEPMLQERELVPFMQTLLDGGYTVLLETSGERPLAAVPRAVHKIVDVKCPGSGEGGRFDMANLAMLNRGDEVKFVLASREDYEFAREFVRQHGLDSNGAGAIFSPAFRKDAGGERDTSQCLLDPRALADWMVADGLNVRLGLQIHKFIWAPETKGV; translated from the coding sequence ATGCAGATCACGGAAATCTACCGCTCCATCCAGGGAGAAAGCTCGTTTGCCGGGCTGCCGTGCACCTTTGTACGCCTGACGGGGTGCAACCTGCGTTGCACGTGGTGCGACAGCGAATACACCTTCACCGGCGGAAGGAAGATGTCGCCGGAGGAGGTGGAAGGCGAGGTGCGCCGGCTGGCCGGCTCCGGGTTGGTGGAGATTACCGGGGGAGAGCCGATGCTGCAGGAGCGCGAGCTTGTTCCCTTCATGCAGACATTGTTGGATGGCGGCTACACCGTGCTGCTGGAGACCAGCGGCGAGCGTCCGCTGGCCGCGGTGCCGCGCGCGGTGCACAAGATCGTGGACGTGAAATGCCCCGGATCCGGAGAAGGCGGCAGGTTTGACATGGCAAACCTGGCGATGCTGAACCGGGGCGACGAGGTGAAGTTTGTGCTGGCCTCGCGCGAGGATTATGAGTTCGCGCGGGAATTTGTGCGGCAACATGGGTTGGATAGTAATGGGGCGGGCGCGATCTTCTCGCCGGCCTTCCGCAAGGACGCCGGCGGGGAGCGGGACACGTCGCAGTGCCTGCTGGATCCGCGCGCATTGGCGGACTGGATGGTGGCCGACGGGCTGAACGTGCGCCTGGGGCTGCAGATCCACAAGTTCATCTGGGCGCCGGAAACGAAAGGCGTGTAA
- a CDS encoding tetratricopeptide repeat protein → MKRRIILCVLAAVMAVLSAPAAWGQLAAIKGYVKDSEGKMVPFAVVQLTNRENGRRYDLKTDKNGNYYSLGIISGRYDVKISKDGKLLFNLTNVPVTLAVGEETVVNIDLTQEKPQVSEEQRKQQESVQQENLKIKGLNEKLAAAAAAEQAGNYDLAIQTLAEATQLDPTRDVLWFKLADAERQSAAKITTPADKTARYQKAAEDFRKAIAIKPMGAYYNNLGDAQAKSGDTAAAIASYSQAAQIDPQNAAMYYYNEGAVLTNTGKVDEATQAFDRAIQADPTRAEAYYQKAMNLLNKATLKGNKMEAPPGTEETLKKYLELQPTGEHAEIAKQMLAQLGAEVETSFGKQKTKTKK, encoded by the coding sequence ATGAAACGCAGAATTATTCTGTGCGTGTTAGCGGCGGTGATGGCGGTGTTGTCGGCTCCGGCGGCATGGGGCCAACTGGCTGCGATTAAGGGTTATGTGAAGGACAGCGAGGGCAAAATGGTTCCGTTCGCCGTGGTCCAGTTGACGAACCGAGAGAACGGGCGGCGGTACGATTTGAAGACCGATAAGAACGGCAATTATTATTCACTCGGCATCATCTCCGGCCGATATGACGTGAAGATCAGCAAGGACGGGAAACTGCTCTTCAACTTGACCAACGTCCCGGTGACGCTGGCGGTCGGCGAAGAGACCGTAGTCAACATTGACCTCACGCAGGAGAAGCCGCAGGTCAGCGAGGAACAAAGAAAGCAGCAGGAGTCCGTCCAGCAAGAGAACCTCAAGATCAAGGGGCTGAACGAGAAGCTGGCGGCAGCTGCGGCGGCGGAGCAGGCGGGCAATTACGATCTCGCCATCCAGACGCTGGCCGAGGCGACGCAGCTTGATCCGACACGCGACGTGCTGTGGTTCAAGCTGGCCGATGCGGAGCGCCAGAGCGCGGCCAAGATCACGACGCCCGCCGACAAAACCGCTCGCTATCAGAAAGCCGCCGAGGATTTCAGGAAAGCCATCGCCATCAAGCCGATGGGGGCTTACTACAACAATCTCGGCGATGCGCAGGCCAAGTCGGGCGACACCGCAGCTGCGATTGCTTCATACAGCCAGGCGGCGCAGATCGATCCACAGAATGCCGCGATGTATTACTACAATGAAGGCGCGGTGCTAACCAACACGGGCAAGGTGGACGAGGCTACGCAGGCGTTCGACAGGGCGATCCAAGCTGATCCCACCAGAGCCGAGGCCTATTACCAGAAGGCGATGAATCTGCTGAACAAAGCGACTCTGAAGGGGAATAAGATGGAAGCGCCTCCGGGAACTGAGGAAACGCTGAAGAAATACCTGGAACTGCAGCCGACCGGCGAACACGCCGAAATCGCGAAACAAATGCTTGCCCAGTTGGGGGCAGAGGTGGAGACCTCGTTCGGCAAGCAGAAGACCAAGACCAAGAAGTAA
- the gyrA gene encoding DNA gyrase subunit A: MADEQNPQLPLAPDGGGPQGPGGNIQPINIEEEMRRSYLDYSMSVIIGRALPDIRDGLKPVHRRILYAMHDMGLLSNRKHVKCAKVVGECLGKYHPHGDVALYDALVRMAQPFSMRYRLVDGQGNFGSVDGDPAAAYRYTECRMTAFGEEMLTDIDKETVDFVPNFDDTTVEPVVLPTTVPNLLVNGSNGIAVGMATNIPPHNLTEIVDACIMLVNKPNATLDDVMEFVKGPDFPTYGIIHGRSGIKAAYQSGRGRFMMRARAKIDKIEKDRQAIIVTEIPYQVNKRTLIERIADLVNNKTIDDVSDIRDESDRDGMRIVIELKRGAEPQIVLNQLYKHTQMQDSFSMIFLAVVNGQPKEMGLVQAIQHFIDHRIDVVRRRTAYLLGKAKDREHILEGYQLAIDHLDNVIAIIRGSGNRTEARENLVAYFGGKAIEVNVSGKKSSVSVGRNKPERGFDAKQAEAILELQLHRLTRLSIDEVVNELKEVRDRIGEYETILASEKKLRGVIVKEMEEVKKKFGDERRTQIVDEAAEIQLEDLIVDEQVAVTVSHGGYLKRTVLTTYRSQRRGGQGRTGMKTREEDFVEHLFIASTHAYLLIFTNTGRVYWLKVYEVPDVGAAGKGKHIGNLVALQPGESVRTIVPVRDLEEEGKHIFFATRNGTVKKTPLKDFSNVMSRGIIAIGIDKGDELVAAAVTDGFQIIFLASHEGMAIRFGEEDVRPMGRPAYGVRGMDLDKGDYIVGMAVTPKSEARVDGGKKNGKDESGEAEPTPNLILSITEMGYGKRTGVDEYRLQTRGGKGVINVKTTARNGKVVGILLVSDQSEAMVISQYGKIIRIATNQIREAGRSTQGVRLLQLDSDDKVAAAVVIPKEEVDNGEPTLPVM; encoded by the coding sequence ATGGCAGACGAACAGAATCCCCAACTTCCACTAGCACCGGACGGCGGCGGGCCGCAAGGTCCGGGCGGCAACATCCAGCCGATCAACATTGAAGAGGAGATGCGGCGGTCGTATCTCGACTACTCGATGTCGGTGATCATCGGGCGCGCGCTGCCCGACATTCGCGATGGGCTGAAGCCGGTGCATCGCCGCATCCTGTACGCGATGCACGACATGGGCCTGCTCTCGAACCGCAAGCACGTGAAGTGCGCCAAGGTGGTGGGCGAGTGCCTGGGCAAATATCACCCGCACGGCGACGTCGCGCTGTACGACGCGCTGGTGCGCATGGCGCAGCCGTTTTCCATGCGCTACCGGCTGGTGGACGGGCAGGGCAACTTCGGTTCGGTGGACGGCGACCCGGCGGCGGCCTACCGGTACACCGAGTGCCGGATGACGGCGTTCGGCGAGGAAATGCTCACCGACATCGACAAAGAGACGGTGGACTTCGTCCCCAACTTCGACGACACCACGGTGGAGCCGGTGGTGCTGCCGACGACCGTCCCCAACCTGCTGGTGAATGGGTCGAATGGAATTGCGGTGGGCATGGCGACCAACATCCCGCCGCACAATCTGACGGAGATCGTGGACGCCTGCATCATGCTGGTGAACAAACCCAACGCTACCCTCGACGACGTGATGGAGTTCGTGAAGGGCCCCGATTTCCCGACCTACGGCATCATCCACGGTCGCAGCGGAATCAAGGCGGCGTACCAGAGCGGGCGCGGGCGTTTCATGATGCGGGCAAGGGCGAAGATAGACAAGATAGAGAAGGATCGCCAGGCGATCATCGTCACCGAAATTCCCTACCAGGTAAACAAGCGCACCTTGATCGAGCGCATCGCCGATCTGGTCAACAACAAGACCATAGACGACGTCAGCGACATCCGCGACGAAAGCGATCGCGACGGGATGCGGATCGTGATCGAGCTGAAGCGCGGGGCCGAGCCCCAGATCGTGCTCAACCAGCTCTACAAGCACACCCAGATGCAGGACAGTTTCAGCATGATCTTCCTGGCGGTGGTCAACGGACAACCGAAGGAGATGGGGCTGGTGCAGGCGATCCAGCACTTCATCGATCACCGCATTGACGTGGTGCGGCGCCGCACCGCGTATTTGCTGGGCAAAGCAAAAGACCGCGAGCACATCCTGGAGGGCTACCAACTCGCAATCGACCACCTGGACAACGTGATCGCGATTATCCGTGGCAGCGGCAACCGCACCGAGGCGCGCGAGAATTTGGTGGCGTACTTCGGCGGCAAGGCGATCGAGGTCAACGTCAGCGGCAAGAAATCGAGTGTGTCGGTGGGGCGCAACAAGCCGGAGAGGGGCTTCGACGCCAAGCAAGCCGAAGCCATCCTGGAACTGCAATTGCACCGCCTGACGCGGCTCTCCATCGACGAAGTGGTGAACGAGCTGAAGGAAGTCCGCGACCGGATTGGGGAGTACGAAACGATTCTCGCCTCGGAAAAGAAGCTGCGCGGCGTGATCGTGAAGGAGATGGAGGAGGTCAAGAAGAAGTTCGGCGACGAGCGGCGCACGCAGATCGTGGACGAAGCCGCCGAAATCCAGCTCGAAGACCTGATCGTGGACGAGCAGGTGGCGGTCACGGTCTCGCACGGCGGCTACCTGAAGCGCACGGTGCTCACCACCTACCGCTCACAACGCCGCGGCGGACAGGGCCGCACCGGGATGAAGACGCGCGAGGAGGATTTTGTCGAGCACCTGTTCATCGCCTCGACGCACGCCTACCTGCTGATTTTCACTAACACCGGGCGGGTGTACTGGCTGAAGGTATACGAGGTGCCCGACGTGGGCGCCGCCGGCAAGGGCAAGCACATCGGCAACCTGGTGGCGCTGCAGCCGGGCGAGAGCGTGCGCACGATCGTGCCGGTGCGTGACTTGGAGGAAGAAGGCAAGCACATCTTCTTCGCCACGCGGAACGGCACGGTGAAGAAGACGCCGCTGAAGGACTTCAGCAACGTGATGTCGCGCGGCATCATCGCCATCGGAATTGACAAGGGCGATGAACTGGTGGCGGCGGCGGTGACCGACGGTTTCCAGATCATCTTCCTGGCGTCGCACGAAGGCATGGCGATCCGCTTCGGCGAAGAAGACGTGCGGCCGATGGGACGTCCGGCGTACGGCGTGCGCGGCATGGACCTGGATAAGGGCGATTACATCGTCGGCATGGCGGTGACGCCGAAGAGCGAAGCGCGGGTGGACGGCGGCAAGAAAAACGGCAAGGACGAGAGTGGGGAAGCCGAACCGACGCCGAACCTGATCCTGTCGATCACGGAGATGGGCTACGGCAAGCGCACCGGGGTGGACGAGTATCGCCTGCAGACGCGCGGCGGGAAGGGCGTGATCAACGTCAAGACCACGGCGCGGAACGGCAAGGTGGTGGGGATTCTGCTGGTCAGCGACCAGAGCGAAGCGATGGTGATTTCGCAGTACGGCAAGATCATCCGCATCGCGACCAACCAGATCCGCGAAGCCGGGCGCTCGACCCAGGGGGTGCGGTTGCTGCAACTGGATTCCGACGACAAGGTGGCAGCGGCGGTGGTGATCCCGAAGGAAGAGGTGGACAACGGGGAGCCGACGCTGCCGGTAATGTAG
- a CDS encoding 7-cyano-7-deazaguanine synthase: protein MPGRAQSIGRAPGRERAVVLLSGGMDSCVCAALAARDYDAAALHVMYGQRTEERERRAFEEVCQRLGIKRRMVIRNEALRQIGGSALTDRSLAVPRAAGEFEGRDPEGAGGSRGPSTRSQRAQNRGALDLAQDDNRKNVDAHAGARVPHQPRGSTQPGGSTTENAGASNAGEGARATSDVPIRKCWGRKRS from the coding sequence ATGCCTGGACGAGCCCAGTCGATTGGAAGAGCGCCAGGCCGTGAACGTGCGGTGGTGCTGCTGAGCGGCGGGATGGATTCGTGTGTGTGCGCGGCACTGGCGGCGCGCGACTATGACGCGGCGGCGCTGCACGTGATGTACGGCCAGCGGACGGAAGAGCGCGAACGGCGGGCGTTTGAAGAAGTGTGCCAGCGTCTGGGGATTAAGCGGCGGATGGTGATCCGGAATGAAGCGCTGCGGCAGATTGGGGGATCGGCGCTGACGGATCGTTCGTTGGCGGTGCCGCGGGCGGCGGGAGAGTTTGAGGGTCGCGACCCGGAAGGTGCGGGTGGGAGTAGGGGGCCTTCGACTCGGTCGCAACGCGCCCAAAACCGGGGCGCGTTGGACCTCGCTCAGGATGACAACCGGAAGAATGTTGATGCACACGCGGGGGCGCGTGTGCCACACCAGCCCCGCGGTTCTACCCAGCCCGGCGGTTCCACCACCGAAAATGCCGGCGCTTCAAACGCGGGCGAGGGCGCCCGCGCCACATCCGATGTTCCGATCAGGAAGTGCTGGGGGCGGAAAAGATCATGA
- a CDS encoding 7-cyano-7-deazaguanine synthase, protein MIGAVEQDSSGYPDCRPAYYRAFNEVIRAGTREGKIEIVTPLIGMRKAEIVTLGLELGAPFDLTWSCYSREDRACGVCESCVLRRRAFTAAGARDPIPYEQESACEHPSKPSAGLPGTRCDRR, encoded by the coding sequence ATGATTGGGGCGGTGGAACAGGACAGCTCGGGGTACCCGGATTGCCGGCCGGCGTATTATCGGGCGTTCAATGAGGTGATCCGCGCCGGGACCCGGGAAGGGAAGATCGAAATCGTGACCCCGCTGATCGGGATGCGAAAGGCGGAGATTGTGACGCTCGGCCTTGAATTGGGCGCACCCTTCGATTTAACGTGGAGTTGCTACAGCCGGGAAGACCGGGCGTGCGGCGTGTGCGAAAGCTGCGTATTGCGGCGGCGCGCGTTCACGGCGGCAGGTGCGCGCGATCCCATACCGTACGAGCAAGAGAGCGCGTGCGAGCACCCCAGCAAGCCATCAGCAGGCCTGCCGGGGACCCGGTGCGACCGGCGGTAA
- a CDS encoding isoprenylcysteine carboxylmethyltransferase family protein, translated as MMVLRVLWLPMSVLLVTLGWIWLDRLMGWRGPKIVWLGASLAIGGLLLMLWCAGLFLLKGRGSPHPFVAKTKRIVDSGPYGIVRNPMMVGVGMGLIGLCFWFGLAGLWLGFIGFLAFLHWWVPLCEERDMERRFGEEYRDYCRRVPRWIPRLRQTGRPRAKAA; from the coding sequence ATGATGGTCCTGCGGGTGTTGTGGCTGCCAATGTCGGTTTTGCTCGTCACGCTGGGCTGGATCTGGCTCGACCGGCTGATGGGCTGGCGTGGTCCAAAGATCGTGTGGCTGGGCGCGAGTCTGGCGATTGGCGGTCTACTGCTGATGCTGTGGTGTGCCGGCCTATTCCTGCTGAAAGGACGGGGTTCACCGCATCCGTTCGTCGCCAAGACAAAGCGCATTGTGGACAGCGGCCCGTACGGGATCGTGCGCAATCCGATGATGGTAGGCGTGGGCATGGGCCTGATTGGCCTGTGCTTCTGGTTCGGCTTGGCCGGTCTGTGGCTCGGCTTCATCGGCTTTCTGGCGTTTCTGCACTGGTGGGTGCCGCTCTGTGAGGAGCGCGACATGGAGCGGCGCTTCGGAGAGGAATACCGCGATTACTGCCGCCGCGTGCCACGCTGGATCCCGCGCCTGCGTCAAACGGGAAGACCCAGGGCTAAAGCTGCCTAA
- a CDS encoding DUF4276 family protein: MPPIPVNLAVEDALSEAVLRRMVAATGRNYAIGFVYGRGGFGYLKKITPGLNNAAKGTPFILLTDLDLGNCAPDLLAEWLKVPRHPNFLFRVAVREVEAWVLADRRGFAKYVSVRQAAVPESVDDLPDPKEKLLAIAAKSRKRELKIDLLPRKGSTSKIGPNYNGRLTHYVHTNWDVRVAEQHSPSLARAMRALRTFTPVW, encoded by the coding sequence ATGCCACCAATTCCAGTCAATCTTGCGGTCGAGGACGCTCTCAGCGAGGCAGTTCTACGGCGTATGGTTGCTGCGACCGGTAGAAACTACGCGATTGGGTTTGTGTACGGTCGCGGTGGCTTTGGATATCTGAAGAAGATAACGCCCGGGCTTAATAATGCGGCAAAGGGCACTCCGTTCATACTTCTAACAGATCTGGACTTAGGGAATTGCGCACCGGACCTACTCGCCGAGTGGCTAAAAGTACCGAGGCACCCAAACTTTCTTTTCCGTGTGGCGGTTCGGGAGGTCGAAGCTTGGGTGCTGGCGGACAGGCGCGGGTTTGCTAAGTATGTCTCGGTCAGGCAGGCGGCCGTTCCCGAAAGCGTTGATGACCTGCCCGATCCCAAGGAAAAGTTGTTGGCAATCGCGGCGAAATCCCGAAAACGAGAGCTGAAGATAGATTTGCTTCCGCGGAAAGGAAGTACCAGCAAGATCGGTCCAAACTACAACGGCCGATTAACGCATTATGTACATACAAATTGGGATGTTCGCGTGGCAGAGCAGCATTCTCCCAGCTTGGCGCGCGCGATGCGCGCCCTGCGCACCTTCACCCCTGTCTGGTAA
- a CDS encoding thioredoxin domain-containing protein gives MRRSITFALSLLGLFDSLYLLWVYASPAHPMVCLGGGCDQVRASRFAHIAGVPTPLYGVVMYGILALLIFAEPLVAPASGALLRRAVAVIAALGVIASAALTAIEAFIIRAWCVWCVVQAVAVTLIFILSLTLLGSRFDDRARSRAAFWRHALVLVLAIVVGSRAFTWLQSREQVPVEAAAPTAADVASRLVRPDSHSTGNPQAPVTLVEFADLQCPSCVAAEPEMRELRRLYHDRVRFVFRQFPLESIHVYALKAAEASECAAQQGKFWQSMDRLYSANGDLKDESLLRYAGELGLDTAMFQSCLGSGATLAVIQRDREDGHALGVRGTPTFFLANQRIVGAPEMARFQQMLNQALASSSASAQIPAASAPAPLGGSSKPAQQQQASSSLGAFGAASNPFLNVAGNSTDCSEDASRGPEPPMIHTAEAEKLFHSGAVFVDVRSADDFRASHISGAVNIPLLEAQRRSTELPRDKTIVLYEGGTGGSADACAASRAVGRVLLSRGYNKVVVYQDGLSGWQKQSLPIGH, from the coding sequence GTGCGTCGCTCCATCACATTTGCGCTTTCCCTCCTGGGTCTGTTCGACTCCCTTTACCTGCTCTGGGTCTACGCCTCGCCGGCGCATCCCATGGTCTGCCTGGGCGGTGGCTGCGACCAGGTCCGCGCCAGCCGCTTTGCCCACATCGCCGGAGTGCCGACTCCCCTGTACGGCGTGGTCATGTACGGCATTCTTGCGCTTCTCATCTTCGCCGAGCCGCTGGTAGCGCCTGCATCCGGCGCGCTGCTGCGCCGCGCCGTTGCCGTCATCGCCGCCTTGGGCGTGATCGCCTCCGCCGCGCTGACCGCGATTGAAGCCTTCATCATCCGCGCCTGGTGCGTTTGGTGCGTAGTGCAGGCCGTCGCCGTCACGCTCATCTTTATTCTTTCCCTCACGCTGTTGGGCTCGCGCTTCGACGATCGCGCCCGCTCCCGCGCCGCCTTCTGGCGTCACGCGCTGGTGCTGGTGCTGGCCATCGTCGTCGGCTCTCGCGCCTTCACCTGGCTCCAAAGCCGCGAACAAGTCCCCGTCGAGGCCGCCGCGCCCACCGCCGCCGACGTTGCCTCTCGCCTGGTGCGTCCGGACAGCCACAGCACCGGCAATCCGCAAGCCCCGGTCACGCTGGTCGAATTCGCCGACCTGCAGTGTCCGTCCTGTGTCGCCGCGGAGCCCGAGATGCGCGAATTGCGCCGCCTTTACCACGACCGCGTGCGCTTCGTCTTCCGCCAATTTCCCCTGGAAAGCATTCATGTCTATGCCCTCAAGGCCGCCGAGGCCAGCGAGTGTGCCGCCCAGCAGGGAAAGTTTTGGCAGTCGATGGATCGCTTATATTCCGCCAACGGGGACCTCAAGGACGAATCGCTGCTGCGCTACGCCGGAGAGCTTGGCCTGGATACCGCGATGTTCCAATCCTGCCTCGGCAGCGGCGCAACGCTGGCGGTAATTCAGCGTGACCGCGAAGACGGCCACGCCCTCGGTGTTCGCGGCACGCCGACGTTTTTTCTCGCCAACCAGCGCATCGTTGGCGCGCCCGAAATGGCCCGATTCCAGCAGATGCTGAACCAGGCGCTCGCTTCCTCATCCGCCTCTGCTCAAATTCCGGCCGCTTCGGCCCCTGCCCCGCTCGGAGGGTCGAGCAAGCCTGCGCAACAACAGCAAGCATCATCTTCGCTGGGCGCATTCGGCGCCGCCTCCAATCCCTTCCTCAACGTCGCCGGCAACTCCACCGATTGCTCCGAAGACGCCTCCCGGGGACCTGAACCGCCGATGATCCACACCGCGGAAGCCGAGAAGCTGTTCCACAGCGGCGCCGTGTTCGTGGACGTCCGCTCTGCCGACGACTTCCGCGCCTCCCACATTTCGGGCGCGGTCAACATTCCCCTGCTCGAAGCTCAGCGCCGCTCGACCGAGCTGCCGCGCGACAAAACCATCGTCCTCTACGAAGGTGGAACCGGAGGCAGTGCCGATGCCTGCGCCGCCAGCCGCGCCGTCGGCCGCGTTCTGCTTAGCCGCGGATACAACAAGGTCGTCGTCTACCAGGACGGTCTCAGCGGCTGGCAAAAACAATCGCTGCCCATAGGCCACTAG
- a CDS encoding cupin domain-containing protein, producing the protein MEVVNVAQKLAQFSEYWSPKIAGEVNDSYVKLVKFKGEFVWHHHEQEDELFLVIRGRLRMKFREQGVEREETVLPGEFIIVPRGLEHMPIADEEVEVMLLEPKTTLNTGNVRNERTREVLGRV; encoded by the coding sequence ATGGAAGTCGTGAATGTGGCGCAGAAGCTGGCGCAGTTTTCCGAGTACTGGTCGCCGAAGATAGCCGGCGAGGTGAACGATTCCTACGTCAAGCTGGTGAAGTTCAAGGGCGAGTTCGTCTGGCACCACCACGAGCAGGAAGACGAACTGTTCCTGGTAATTCGCGGAAGGTTGCGGATGAAGTTTCGCGAGCAGGGCGTGGAGCGGGAGGAGACGGTGCTGCCGGGGGAATTTATCATCGTGCCGCGCGGGCTGGAGCACATGCCGATCGCCGACGAGGAAGTCGAGGTCATGCTGCTGGAACCGAAGACGACGCTGAACACGGGGAACGTGCGGAATGAACGGACGAGGGAAGTGCTGGGGAGGGTGTGA
- a CDS encoding AAA family ATPase: MIVKHIQLKNWRNFRYVDAPLRERVFLAGPNASGKSNFLDVFRFLRDIAKPGGGLQKAVEDRGGISKIRCLAARQHPDIEIQIDLANSPDASAEWKYALGIKQAPRGRRLPYLAYERVWHRERQLINRPDEDDKSDPLRLTQTHLEQINANRSFRDIARFLETVLYLHLVPQLLKHPEAFVGPGIPGDPFGRNFLERVVKTPEKTRRSRLKKIEGALLLAVPQLKGLTDVVDQTGTPHLEAEYKHWRSTGAKQREDQFSDGTLRLLGLLWSLLEGDSLLLLEEPELSLNSGIVRKIPALIHRLQRQKERQVILSTHSADLLSDMGIGGDEVLLLTPSVEGTKVELASSIKEVRMMLEHGISVADAALPRTVPEQVHQLDLFE; the protein is encoded by the coding sequence ATGATCGTCAAGCACATACAACTCAAGAACTGGCGTAACTTCCGCTACGTCGATGCTCCACTTCGCGAGCGGGTATTCTTAGCGGGGCCAAATGCTTCCGGAAAATCGAACTTCCTGGACGTGTTTCGATTCTTACGGGACATTGCGAAGCCTGGGGGTGGGTTGCAGAAAGCGGTTGAAGACCGCGGCGGCATCTCCAAAATTCGTTGTCTAGCGGCTCGCCAACACCCGGACATCGAAATTCAGATCGACTTGGCTAACTCGCCGGATGCCTCGGCAGAATGGAAGTACGCGCTTGGAATTAAACAGGCACCCCGCGGACGTCGCCTACCTTATCTCGCCTACGAGCGCGTTTGGCACCGCGAGCGTCAGTTGATTAACCGCCCCGACGAAGATGACAAGAGCGATCCATTACGGCTTACGCAGACACACCTTGAACAAATCAATGCGAACCGATCATTCCGCGATATAGCACGTTTTCTCGAGACAGTGCTTTACCTACATCTCGTTCCTCAATTGCTCAAACACCCGGAGGCGTTCGTCGGTCCAGGCATTCCTGGTGATCCATTTGGGCGTAATTTCCTTGAGAGGGTGGTGAAAACGCCAGAGAAAACTCGCAGATCGCGGCTGAAGAAAATTGAAGGCGCATTGTTGCTGGCAGTACCTCAGTTGAAGGGCCTGACGGACGTTGTCGACCAAACGGGAACACCTCATTTGGAAGCCGAATACAAACATTGGCGGTCAACCGGCGCGAAACAGCGAGAAGATCAGTTTTCTGATGGCACACTGCGGCTGCTTGGGCTGCTTTGGTCGCTTCTTGAAGGCGATTCGCTCCTCCTCCTTGAGGAGCCAGAATTGTCCCTGAACTCTGGAATCGTAAGAAAGATTCCCGCACTCATTCACCGACTCCAACGCCAAAAAGAGCGCCAGGTCATTCTTAGCACCCACAGCGCTGACCTACTTTCTGATATGGGTATAGGAGGTGATGAGGTCTTATTGCTTACACCCAGCGTGGAGGGCACGAAGGTAGAGCTTGCGTCTTCCATCAAAGAGGTCCGAATGATGCTGGAGCATGGTATTAGTGTTGCGGATGCCGCACTCCCGCGCACCGTACCTGAGCAGGTCCATCAACTCGACCTATTCGAATAA